GGCAAGTTGATGCTCTACCACGGCCTGGCCGACCCGCTGATCACCCCGTTCGGCACCATCCAGTACTACGAGGACGTGGTGCGGCGGTACGGCTCACTGGCCCGGACGCAGCAGTTCGCCCGGCTGTACCTGCTGCCCGGCGTCTACCACTGCGCCGGCGGTCCCGGTCCGGACCGGGTCGACTGGCTCGGCGCGATCCGCGCCTGGACCGAGCGGGGCCGGGCGCCGGCCTCGGTGCTGGCCGGCAAGGTGAGCGGCGGCGTGACCACGATGGAACGGCCGGTGTACGCGTACCCGCTGCGGGCCCGCTACGACGGCAGCGGCGACCCGAACGCGGCGGCCAACTGGCGGCCGGCGCCCGGCCCGCGCGGCCGGCGCTGACCGCTACCGCGGGGCCCGTGCGTCGCGCGCGGGCCCCGCGGCCGGTCTCAGGACAGGAGCAGGAACGTCGGCACCGCGATCAGGGCGCCGACGAGCGCGCCGGCCACCACCTGGCCGGTCGTGTGGTCACCCAGTCGGACCCGGGACCAGCCCACCAGGGCGACGAGCGCCAGCGCGGGGAGCAGCGCCGGCCCGAGCACGACGACGAGCACGGCCGTCGAACCGGCGACCACCGCGGCGTGCGCGCTGAGCTTCCACACCTGGTTGACCGCGGTGACGACGAGCAGCACCGCGAACATCACCACGACCATGGCGACGAGCGGCGCGGGCGCGCCGGCCACCACGAGCAGGGCGAGACCGACCAGGACGGAGAACATGCCGTAGACGAGCGGCATGCGGCGCTGCTCGCGTACCCCGATGTGGTGGTCGGTCAGCCGGCCCCGGCGGACGCCGACCCAGATGACGGCGTACGGGACGACGGAGCAGAACAGGACGGCGAGCAGGGCCCAGCCGAGACCGGCCGCGACGGCGGGCGCGGTGCTGTGCACCGCGATGACAAGCGGCATCACGGCCGCGAGAACGGCCGGCGCGCAGATCTCGGTGACGGCCCGGGCCACTCGGGCGGAGGCGGGGGCGGGCACGTGACGGGTCTACCTTCCGGACGGCTGCGGGCGTGGTGGGCGCGGCGGCGGACGCGGCGCCCGCGACGACCGTAGCGGTCAACGGTGACGAGATCGCACGGGCGACCTCGTCACCTGGTCGGTGGCGCCGAGGTCGTCGGTGGCCGGTCGCAAGCCGGGCCCGGCGCAGCAGGGCCGACGGCTGGACCGTGATCCGTCTACGCCCTCAGGTTCGTAGGCGCTCACGGGCGATCCCGCCGGCACCGAAGACGCGTCGGACACCCATACCGTTCCACCCATCGCGGGTGCCGGGCGCGGGCGGGGCTGGGCGCGCGGGCGGGGGCGGCCGTCGCCGGGGGATCGCGGGGGCGGCGTTCCTGAGCGCCGTGCGACACGCCGAACGCGAAGAATTTTTTCGTCGGGCGAGCGTGCCGTCGTCGCGGCCGGGGGCCGACGCCGCCCGCGTCGTCCGCATCCCGCCGCTCAACTGGTGCAACGTTGAAAACTTGACCCCGAATAGGGCTCCGTCATTAGCGCCCGGACCCGCCCGATCGGCCTCCTGATCATCCGCTTCCCGACAGCCGAGAGTTTGCGGAATGGCTGTCGGGCGTTGCAGAATGAGTGCTGTCCGCAGATGTCGGGGGATCCACTGCGGTTGACGAACTTAAGGATCGTAAAGGTCTTGGGGGAGTGGGTAGATGATCTCTGCGGTGTGGTCGTAGCGGGGTAAATCCCGACACTTGGTGACACAACACAGTGTGTGACCTGGCCACTTTCTAGATCAACCTGACCGGCGGAATGAGTTGCTCGTGTGGCATTTCCGCTTCGCCACACCTTCTGCCTAATGGTGAATGGGCGGCATTGGGCTTCGACGGCCCGGCTGAATGGTGCGCCGTGCTGCCCTGTCGGATCGTGAACAAGCCCGTCGCCTGCCAGTTTCCAGCCGAGGGGAATTTGAATTGCGACAGCTAGCGAACTGCGTCCAGAATGAATACGCTGCGTCGTTTTCCCAGCATCGTATGTGGTTCCTGGATCGGTTGGACTCAGGCCACGGCACCGCGTACGTCACGACCCCGATGTGGCGGGTGCACGGCCCGCTCGACCGGGCGCGACTCCAGGCCGCGCTCGACACGGTGGTCGCCCGGCACGACGTGCTGCGCGCGGTCTTCCTGGAACGCGACGGCACGCCCCGGGTCGTCCTGACCCCGTCGGTCGACCTCACCATCGACTGGCGGGACGCCACCTCGGCCGACGAGATCGCCCGGCAGGCCGGCGCCGAGGCCGAGCGGCCGTTCGACCTGACCACCGGTCCGCTGCTGCGGGTGGTCGCCTGGCGGCTCACCGACACCGAGCACGTGCTGCTGGCCGCGACGCACCACATCGTCTCCGACGGCTGGTCGGTGGGCCTCCTGGCCCGCGAGCTGGCCACCGCGTACGCCGGGGAACCGCTGCCCGACCTGCCCGTCCGGTACGTCGACTTCGCCCAGACGCAGCGTCGGGAACTCGACGGTGACCGGCTCGCCGCCGACCTGGACCACTGGCGGCGCCAGCTCGCCGGCCTGCCCGCGCTGACCCTGCCCACCGACCGGCCGCGCCCGGAGCATCCCTCCCACGCGGCGGCGACGACCGAGTTCGTCCTCGGCCCGGACCTGGTGGCCGGGCTGCACCGGCTCGGCCGGGAGCACGGCGTCACGCTCTACATGACGCTGCTGGCCGCCTTCCAGGTGCTGCTGTCCCGGTGGAGCGGGCAGCGTGACTTCGGCATCGGCTCGCCGGTGGCCGGCCGGAACTCCCCGGAGGTGGAGAACCTCATCGGCCTGTTCGTCAACACCGTGGTCCTGCGGGCCCGCCTGGCCGGCGACCCGACCTTCGCCGAACTGCTCGCCCGGGTCCGCGATGACGCCCTCGACGCCCTCGACCACCAGGAGGTCCCGTACGAACGGGTGGTCCAGGAGCTGCGCCCCGACCGGCCGGACACCGACTCGCTCATCGACGCCTGGTTCGCCATGCAGAACGTGCCCGGCGACGGCCCGTCGGCCGGCCCGCTGCGCTTCACCGACTTCGAGGTCGACCGGCCGAAGGCGCTGTTCGCGGTGTCGCTGTTCGCCCAGCCTCGCGGCGACGAACTGGCGATGACAGTCGTCTACCGCTCGGACCTGTTCGACGCGGCGACCGTCGACCGCCTGGCGCGGCGGTGCCGGGAGTTGCTGGCGGCCGTGGTGGCCGATCCGGGGATCCGGGTCGGTGCGGTGGAGCTGCCGGCGGACGAGACGGCGGTGCTGCGACGGTTCGGCGCGGCCGAGGTGACCGGCCGGGTGGTCGACCCGGTGGCAGCCCTCACCGACCGGGTCCGGCGGGACGGTGCCGCCGCTGCCGCCCTGACCGGCGACGCGACGGTCAGCTACGCGGAGCTGAACGCGCGGGCCAACCGGGTCGCGTGGTGGCTGCGGGAGCGGGGGGTGAGGCCGGAGAGTCCGGTCGGGATCCGGTTGCCGCGCGGGGTGGACATGCTCGCCGCCGTGCTCGGGGTGCTGAAGGCCGGCGGGGCGTACGTGCCGCTGGACCCGGCCTGGCCGGCCGAGCGCGTCGACGTCGTCCGCGCCGACGCCGGCCTCGACATCCTGCTCGACGGGCCGCTGCCGGACGGTGGCCGGGAGGACGACCCGGCGGTGGCGGTGGATCCGGCGCAGTTGGCGTACGTGATCTACACGTCGGGGTCGACGGGTCGGCCGAAGGGGGTCGGGGTGTCGCGGGGGGCGATGGCGGCGCACGTGTCGCGGATGCGGCGGCGGTTCGGGCTGGGTCCGGCCGACCGGGTGTTGCAGTTCGCCGCGCTGGCGTTCGACGCCTCGATCGACCAGATCTTCCCGGCGCTGTCCTGTGGCGCGGCGCTGGTGCTGCCCGAACACGGCCTCGTCGCGCCCGCCACGCTGCTGCCGCTGCTGGACCGGCACGGCGTCACGCTCGTCAACCTGCCGCCGGCGTACTTCGGCGAGCTGGTCGCCGAACTGACCGAGCGGGGCGGGACCGTGCCGCGCGCGCTGCGGACGGTGGTGCTCGGCGGTGACGTCGTCCGACCCGCCGACGTGGACCGCTTCGGCACGTGCTGCCCCGACGTGGCGGTGCTCAACGCGTACGGGCCGACCGAGACCACCGTCACCACGACGGTCGCCGAGGTCCCGTGCGGCCTCAGCGGCGCCGTGCCGATCGGCCGCGCCCTCGCCGACCGCGACCTGTACGTGCTCGACGCCGCGCTGCGCGACGTGCCGGTGGGCGCGGTGGGTGAGCTGTTCGTCGGCGGCACGCAGCTCGCGCGCGGCTATCTGGGCCGCCCGGGGCTGACCGGCGAGCGGTTCGTGCCGGACCCGTACGGGCGGACACCCGGCGGCCGGTTGTACCGGACCGGGGACCTGGTGCGGTGGCGGCCGGACGGGCAGGTGGAGTTCCACGGCCGGGCCGACGGCCAGGTGAAGGTGCGCGGGTTCCGGGTCGAGGTCGGTGAGGTCGAGGCCCGGCTGCGGGAGCACCCGGGCGTGCGGGACGCGGTGGTGGTCGCCTGGCAGGACCGGCTGGTGGCCTACCTGACCGGCGACGGCGTCACCGGCGCGCAGGTGCGGGAGCGGCTGGCCGAACGGCTGCCGGAGTTCATGGTGCCGGCCGTGGTGGTGGTGCTCGACGAGTTGCCGCGCACCGTCGGCGGCAAGGTCGACCGGGGCCGGCTGCCCGACCCGGAGGGACACCGCCCGGAGGTGACCGACGGCTTCGCCGAGCCGCGCACCCCGACCGAGGAGACGATCGCGGACGTGTGGCGGCAGGTGCTGCGGGTCGACCGGATCGGCGTCCACGACAACTTCTTCGACCTGGGCGGCCACTCGCTGCTCGCCACGCTCGCGGTGGCCCGGCTGGTGAAGGCGCTCGACCGGCCGGTCGACGTCCGGTCCTTCTTCGCCCACCCGACCATCGCCGAGTTCGCCGCCGCCCTGCCACCGGCCGCCGCCGGCCCCGGCCCCGAGCCCGCGCCCGCGATCACCCGGCTGCGCCGCAGCGGCGACTTCCCGCTCTCCTTCGCCCAGGAACGGATGTGGTTCCTCAACCGGCTGGAGCCGGACGCGCCCGACTACATGGCGGCGCTGGCCTGGCGGGTGGACGGGCCGCTCGACCGGGGTCGGCTCGACCGGGCCCTGCGGCAGCTCGTCGACCGGCACGAGTCGCTGCGGACCACCTTCCCGGTGGTCGACACGGCCCCGACGCAGCGGGTCGCCGCCGCCGGCGAGGTGGCCGCCGACTGGCACGACGTGACCGCGGAGACCGACCCGTACGCCACCGCCGTGGCCCGGGCCGGGGCGGAGCTGCACCGCCCGTTCGACCTGGCCGCCGGCCCGCTGTTCCGGGCCCTGGTCTGGCGGCTCGGGCCGGCGGACCACCTGCTGGTGCTGGCCATGCACCACATCGTCTCGGACGGCTGGTCGATGGGCGTGCTGGTGCGCGAGCTGGGCGCCGCGTACGCCGGCGAGGCCCTGCCGGAGCTGCCGGTGCAGTACGCCGACTACGCCGGCTGGCAGCGTCGGGAACTCACCGGTGACCGACTCGCCACCGAGCTGGGGCACTGGCGCGAACGGCTGGCCGACCTGCCGGCGCTCGAACTGCCTACCGACCGTCCCCGGCCCGCCCACCCCTCCTGGGCCGGCGCGACCCACGAGTTCACCCTGGACCCCGAGCTGGTGGCCGGGCTGGAACGGCTGGGCCGCCGGCACGGCGCGACGCTCTACATGACGCTGCTGGCGGCGTTCCAGGCGCTGTTGTCCCGGTGGACCGGGCAGCACGACTTCGGCGTCGGGGTGCCGGTGGCCGGACGTACCCGGCCCGAGGTGGAGAACGTCATCGGGTTCTTCGTCAACACCCTCGTCATGCGCGCCGACACCGGCGGCGACCCGACCTTCGCCGAGTTGCTGGGCCGGGTGCGGGACCGGGCGCTCGACGCCTACCAGTACCAGGAGCTGCCCTTCGAGCGGGTGGTGGAGGAGCTACGGCCGGACCGGGAGTCGGGCCGGTCCCCGCTGTTCCAGGTCATGTTCGACCTGGAGGCGCGGGCGATCGCCGCGCCCCGGCTCGGCGCCGCCCGGCTGCGTCCCGCCGAGATCCCGTTCGACGTGACCAAGTTCGACCTGATGGTCACGTTCACCACCGAACCCGGCGCGGCCGGCGGGTTCGTGCAGTACCGCACGGACCTGTTCGACGCGGCCACCATCGACCGGCTGGTGCGGCGGGGTCAGGAACTGCTCGCCGCGGTGGCCGCCGCGCCGGACACCCGGCTCGGCACGACCGCGCTGCCGGCCGACGAGACCGCCCTGCTGCGGCGCTTCGGCGCGGCCGAGACGCCCGGCCGGGTGACCGACCCGGTGGTGGCGTTCGAGGGCCGGGCCCGCCGGGATCCGGGCGCGCTCGCCGCGATCGCCGCCGACGGCGTGCTGTCGTACGCGGAGCTGAACGCGCGGGCCAACCGGGTCGCGTGGTGGCTGCGGGCGCGGGGCGTGCGGGCGGAGACGCCGGTGGTGGTCCGCCTGCCGCGCGGGGTGGAGATGCTCGCCGCCGTGCTCGGGGTGCTGAAGGCCGGCGGGGCGTACGTGCCCGTCGACCCAACGTGGCCGGCCGAGCGGGCCGACCTGGTCACCGCCGACGTGGGCGCGTCCGTGGTGCTGGACGGGCCGCTGCCGGACGGTGGCCGGGAGGACGACCCGGCGGTGGCGGTGGATCCGGCGCAGTTGGCGTACGTGATCTACACGTCGGGGTCGACGGGTCGGCCGAAGGGGGTCGGGGTGTCGCGGGGGGCGATGGCGGCGCACGTGTCGCGGATGCGGCGGCGGTTCGGGCTGGGTCCGGCCGACCGGGTGTTGCAGTTCGCCGCGCTGGCGTTCGACGCCTCGATCGAGCAGATCTTCCCGGCGCTGTCCTGCGGCGCGGCGCTGGTGCTGCCCGAGCACGGGCTGGTCGCGCCGGCCCAGATCGTCGCCGACGTGGAACGCCACCGGGTGACCGTGATGGAGGTGGTCCCCGGCTACCTCACCGAGCTGATCGCCGAGGTCACCGGCGACGGCACCACCGCGCCCACCTGGAGTCCGGCCCGGCTGCGGCTGCTGGTGCTCGGCGGGGACGCGGTCCGCCCCGCGGACCTGGCGTGGTGGCGCCGGCACCACCCGGACGTGTCAGAGGGTGGTTCGGTAGCTTTCGTCCATTGTGGGTTCGGCCCGGCATGTGAAGGTGAGCCGTGGTCGTAACCGGTGACGTGGTGGCCGCGTTGGGCTGATCATGGGTGAGCGTGCGGCGTATCCGAGTGACCTGACCGATGAGCAGTGGGCGGTGGTCGGGCCGTTCCTGCAGGCGTGGAAGGACCGGCACCCGTCGGTGTCGGGGCATCAGGGCCGTTACGAGTTGCGGGAGATCGTGAACGCGATCTTCTACCAGAACCGGACCGGGTGCCAGTGGGCGTACCTGCCGCACGACCTGCCGCCGAAGTCGGCCACCTACTACTACTTCGCCCTGTGGCGTGATGACGGCACCGACCAGGTGATTCACGATCTGCTGCGCTGCCAGGCACGGGAGAAGGCCGGCCGCCGGGAGGATCCGACCGCGGTGGTGCTGGACACTCAGTCGATTCGGGCGGCCAACCACGTCCCGGCCGCCACGACCGGCAAGGACGCCGCGAAGAAGGTGCCGGGCCGTAAGCGGGGCCTCGCGGTCGACGCCCTCGGGTTGATCATCGCGGTGGTGGTCACCGCCGCGTCGGTCACCGACAACGCGATCGGCGTGAAGCTGCTGGACAACGTCCTCGCGCACACGCCGACGGTGACCAAGGCATGGGTCGACGCCGGGTTCAAAGACGACGTGCAGATCCACGGCGCGGTCCGAGGTGTCGACGTGGAGCAGGTCCTGCGGTCCGACACGACCGCCGGGTTCGTGCCGATCAAGCGGCGGTGGGTGGTCGAGCAGACCAACGGCACGCTGATGCTGCACCGCCGCCTGGTCCGCGAGTACGAAAGCCGACCCGCCTCCGCGGTGTCCCACACCTGGTGGGCCTCGACAGCGAACCTCATCCGCCGGCTGACCGGCACCGCCACCACGTCCTGGCGCGACCCAGGCCACCAGCGGTGACCCAGCCGTCGCTGCTGACCCTGCTCACTGAACGCGAAACCGCCGCCGGCCTCGCCGTCGAACGGCTCCGCGCCCAGATCGCCTCCCTCGACGAGCAGCTCACCGCCGCCGAGACCGAGGTGGCCGAACTCGCCATCACCCGCAAGACGCTGCTGAGCCTGGGCGGCCCACTCGACGCGGTCGCACCTGCTGACCCGACCATCGCCAGCCCCGCCTACCAGCAGATCCTCGCCGTGTTCCACGCCGGGACCGCACCGATGCGCGCCAAGGACATCTGCAAAGCGCTGGGCGCCGGGACCACCGCGAAGGACACCGAGAATCTCCGCGCCAAGCTCAAACGCCTCGTCGCCCGCCAGATCCTCACCGAACCCGACGCCGGACTGTTCACCCTGGCTCCACCGACGACGTCCGCGTAACCCCACCAACCAGGGCCGCTAACGAACCACCAAGTCCGCATCGGACATAGCCTCCCGAACCACCCTCTCAGTGGTCAACACGTACGGACCGACCGAGACCACGATCAGCGCCACCGTCTACGACGTGCCGGCCGACGTGGACGGCGTCGTGCCGATCGGCCGCGCGGTGGGGGACCGGGCGCTGTACGTGCTCGACGGTGACCTCGCCGAGGTGCCGGTGGGCGCGGTCGGCGAGCTGTTCGTCGGCGGCACCCAACTCGCCCGGGGCTACCTGGGCCGGCCGGGGCTGACCGGCGAGCGGTTCGTGCCGGACCCGTACGGGCCGGAGCCCGGCGGCCGGCTGTACCGGACCGGGGACCTGGTCCGCTGGCGGGCCGACGGGCAGGTGGAGTTCCACGGCCGGGCCGACGGCCAGGTGAAGGTGCGCGGGTTCCGGGTGGAGGTGGGCGAGGTCGAGGCCCGGCTGCGGGAGCACCCGGGCGTGCGGGACGCGGTGGTGGTCGCCTGGCAGGACCGGCTGGTGGCCTACCTGACCGGCGACGGCGTCACCGGCGCGCAGGTGCGGGACCGGCTGGCCGAACGGCTGCCCGGATTCATGGTGCCGGCCGTGCTGATCGTCCTCGACGAGCTGCCGCGCACCGTCGGCGGCAAGGTCGACCGGGACCGGCTGCCCGACCCGGCCGGACACCGGCCGGCGCCCGCCGCCGACGCGGAACCGCCGCGCACCCCGACCGAGGAGACGGTCGCCGACATCTGGCGGCAGGTCCTGCGGGTCGACCGGATCGGCATCCACGACAACTTCTTCCACCTGGGCGGCCACTCCCTGCTCGCCACCCGGGTCGCCATCCGGCTGCGCGCGGCCTTCGGCTGCGAGGTGGCCGTCCGAACCCTCTTCGAGGAGCCCACCGTGGCCCGGCTCGCCGCCGCCGTCGAGGACCGGCTGATGGCCGAGATCGCGGCGATGAGCAGCGAGGACGTCGAGCAGGCACTGAAGGAGCAGAACCAGTGAGCACGATCCACGGATTGGTCGAGGCGCAGGTCCGGCGTACCCCGGACGCGGTCGCCCTGGAGTTCGAGGGCGCGGAGCTGACCTACCGCGACCTGGACCGGCGGGCCAACCGGCTCGCCCACGCCCTGCGCCGGGCCGGCGCCGGTCCGGAGACGGTGGTCGCCGTCGGCGCCCAGCGCTCCCTGGACCTGCTCGTCACGCTGCTCGGCGTGCTCAAGAGCGGCGCCGCCTACCTGCCGCTGGACCTGGAGCTGCCCACCGACCGGCTGACCTACATGGCCGGTCAGGGCGGCGCGAAGGTCCTGGTCCGCGGCCCGGGCATGGACATCGACCTGGGCCTGCCCGGCCTGCCCGAGCTGACGCTCGCCGACACCGGGGCAGAGTCCGACGAGCCGTGCGACGTCGGCGTCGACGGGCGCAACGCCTGCTACGTCATGTACACCTCCGGTTCGACCGGCCGGCCCAAGGGCGTGGTCGTCGAGCACCGGGGCGTGGTCAACCGGCTGCGCTGGGGCCAGCACGAGTACGGCATGACCTCCGACGAGCGGGTGCTCCAGAAGACCCCGTACGCCTTCGACGTGTCGGTGCACGAGCTGTTCTGGCCGCTGATGGTCGGCGCCCGGCTGGTCATCGCCCGGCCCGGCGGGCACCGGGACACCCGCTACCTGGTGGAGACCATCAGGCGGCGCGGCATCACCAGCGCGCACTTCATCCCGACCATGCTGGCCCTGTTCGTCGGCGAACCCGGCGTCGCCGACTGCCACAGCCTGCGCCGGATCCTGGCCAGCGGCGAGGCGCTCCCCACCGACCTGCAGAACCGGGTGCTGCGCGCCCTGCCCGACGTCGAGCTGCACAACCTCTACGGCCCGACCGAAGCCTCCATCGAGGTCAGCGCGTGGGCCTGCCAACCGGAGTGGTCCGGGGCGAGCGTGCCGATCGGCGCGGCCGTCGACCACACCCAACTGCACATCCTCGACGCCGAGCTGCGCCCGGCACCGGGCGACGGCCCGGGGGAGCTGTACCTGGCCGGGGTGCAGCTCGCGCGCGGCTACCTCGGCCAGCCCGGCCTGACCGCCGAGCGGTTCCTGCCCGACCCGTACGGCGAGCCGGGCGGGCGGATGTACCGCAGTGGCGACCTGGCCGGCTGGCACCGCCCCGGCGTGGTCGACTACCTCGGGCGGGTCGACGAGCAGCTCAAGCTCGCCGGCAACCGGGTGGAGCTGGGCGAGATCCAGGCGGTGCTCGACGACCAGCCGGGCGTCCGCGCCTCGGTGGTGGTGGCCACCGGCGAGGCCGCCGAGAAGCGGCTCGTCGCGTACGTCGTGGGGGACCGGCCGGACCTGGACGCGCTGCGGGACCGGCTGGCCGAACGGCTGCCCGGCTACATGGTGCCGTCGACGTTCGTGCCGCTGGCCGAACTGCCGCTGACCCCGAGCGGGAAACTGGACCGCAAGGCGCTGCCCGCGCCGGACCGGCCCGACCTGGCGGTGGCGTACCGGGCCCCGGAGAACCCGGCGCAGGAACGCCTCGCCAAGGTCTGGACCGACGTGTTCGGGGTGGCCCGGGTCGGTGTCGACGACACCTTCTTCGCCCTCGGCGGGCACTCGCTGCTGGCCGTGCGGCTGATCGCCCGCCTCCGCGAGGAACTGGGCGTCGAGGTGTCCATCCGGGACCTGTTCGGCGGGCTGACCGTCGCCGACCTGGCCGAGGCCGTCACCGCCGCGCCCGACGGGGACACCGCGCCGGCGCTCGTGGCCGGCGGCGACGACGCGCCCGCGGTGGCCTCGTTCGGCCAGGAACGGCTGCTGTTCCTCCAGCGGATCCACCCGGACAGCCCCAGCTACGTCATCCCGGTCGCCTGGCGGGTCGACGGTCACCTCGACGAGACCACCCTGCGCCGGGCCCTGCACCGGCTCGCCGTGCGGCACGACGCGCTGCGGACCCGGTTCGCCGGCGACGTGCCGGTGGTGGATCCGGAACCGGCGGTGGAGCTGGCCCGGGTCGACGCGGACACCTGGACCGACGAGTTGGCGGCGGCCCGCATCCGCGAGCCGTTCGACCTGGCCACCGGGCCGCTGTGGCGGGCCACGCTGGTCCGCCTGCCCGACCACGACGTGCTGCTGCTGGTGCTGCACCACGTCGTCGCCGACGGCTGGTCGCTCGGCGTGGTCGCCCGCGAACTCGGCGACCTCTACGCCGGCGCGACGCCACCCGCGCCGCCGGTGCGGTACGCCGACTTCGCCCGCTGGCAGCGCGCCGACCTCGACCCGGGCCGGCTCGCCGCGGAGCTGGACTGGTGGCGGGACGCCCTGGCCGGCGTACCCGCGCTGGAACTGCCCACCGACCGGCCCCGCCCGGCGGTG
The genomic region above belongs to Micromonospora sp. WMMD1128 and contains:
- a CDS encoding non-ribosomal peptide synthetase, giving the protein MDSGHGTAYVTTPMWRVHGPLDRARLQAALDTVVARHDVLRAVFLERDGTPRVVLTPSVDLTIDWRDATSADEIARQAGAEAERPFDLTTGPLLRVVAWRLTDTEHVLLAATHHIVSDGWSVGLLARELATAYAGEPLPDLPVRYVDFAQTQRRELDGDRLAADLDHWRRQLAGLPALTLPTDRPRPEHPSHAAATTEFVLGPDLVAGLHRLGREHGVTLYMTLLAAFQVLLSRWSGQRDFGIGSPVAGRNSPEVENLIGLFVNTVVLRARLAGDPTFAELLARVRDDALDALDHQEVPYERVVQELRPDRPDTDSLIDAWFAMQNVPGDGPSAGPLRFTDFEVDRPKALFAVSLFAQPRGDELAMTVVYRSDLFDAATVDRLARRCRELLAAVVADPGIRVGAVELPADETAVLRRFGAAEVTGRVVDPVAALTDRVRRDGAAAAALTGDATVSYAELNARANRVAWWLRERGVRPESPVGIRLPRGVDMLAAVLGVLKAGGAYVPLDPAWPAERVDVVRADAGLDILLDGPLPDGGREDDPAVAVDPAQLAYVIYTSGSTGRPKGVGVSRGAMAAHVSRMRRRFGLGPADRVLQFAALAFDASIDQIFPALSCGAALVLPEHGLVAPATLLPLLDRHGVTLVNLPPAYFGELVAELTERGGTVPRALRTVVLGGDVVRPADVDRFGTCCPDVAVLNAYGPTETTVTTTVAEVPCGLSGAVPIGRALADRDLYVLDAALRDVPVGAVGELFVGGTQLARGYLGRPGLTGERFVPDPYGRTPGGRLYRTGDLVRWRPDGQVEFHGRADGQVKVRGFRVEVGEVEARLREHPGVRDAVVVAWQDRLVAYLTGDGVTGAQVRERLAERLPEFMVPAVVVVLDELPRTVGGKVDRGRLPDPEGHRPEVTDGFAEPRTPTEETIADVWRQVLRVDRIGVHDNFFDLGGHSLLATLAVARLVKALDRPVDVRSFFAHPTIAEFAAALPPAAAGPGPEPAPAITRLRRSGDFPLSFAQERMWFLNRLEPDAPDYMAALAWRVDGPLDRGRLDRALRQLVDRHESLRTTFPVVDTAPTQRVAAAGEVAADWHDVTAETDPYATAVARAGAELHRPFDLAAGPLFRALVWRLGPADHLLVLAMHHIVSDGWSMGVLVRELGAAYAGEALPELPVQYADYAGWQRRELTGDRLATELGHWRERLADLPALELPTDRPRPAHPSWAGATHEFTLDPELVAGLERLGRRHGATLYMTLLAAFQALLSRWTGQHDFGVGVPVAGRTRPEVENVIGFFVNTLVMRADTGGDPTFAELLGRVRDRALDAYQYQELPFERVVEELRPDRESGRSPLFQVMFDLEARAIAAPRLGAARLRPAEIPFDVTKFDLMVTFTTEPGAAGGFVQYRTDLFDAATIDRLVRRGQELLAAVAAAPDTRLGTTALPADETALLRRFGAAETPGRVTDPVVAFEGRARRDPGALAAIAADGVLSYAELNARANRVAWWLRARGVRAETPVVVRLPRGVEMLAAVLGVLKAGGAYVPVDPTWPAERADLVTADVGASVVLDGPLPDGGREDDPAVAVDPAQLAYVIYTSGSTGRPKGVGVSRGAMAAHVSRMRRRFGLGPADRVLQFAALAFDASIEQIFPALSCGAALVLPEHGLVAPAQIVADVERHRVTVMEVVPGYLTELIAEVTGDGTTAPTWSPARLRLLVLGGDAVRPADLAWWRRHHPDVSEGGSVAFVHCGFGPACEGEPWS
- a CDS encoding IS5 family transposase: MGERAAYPSDLTDEQWAVVGPFLQAWKDRHPSVSGHQGRYELREIVNAIFYQNRTGCQWAYLPHDLPPKSATYYYFALWRDDGTDQVIHDLLRCQAREKAGRREDPTAVVLDTQSIRAANHVPAATTGKDAAKKVPGRKRGLAVDALGLIIAVVVTAASVTDNAIGVKLLDNVLAHTPTVTKAWVDAGFKDDVQIHGAVRGVDVEQVLRSDTTAGFVPIKRRWVVEQTNGTLMLHRRLVREYESRPASAVSHTWWASTANLIRRLTGTATTSWRDPGHQR
- a CDS encoding phosphopantetheine-binding protein, with amino-acid sequence MVNTYGPTETTISATVYDVPADVDGVVPIGRAVGDRALYVLDGDLAEVPVGAVGELFVGGTQLARGYLGRPGLTGERFVPDPYGPEPGGRLYRTGDLVRWRADGQVEFHGRADGQVKVRGFRVEVGEVEARLREHPGVRDAVVVAWQDRLVAYLTGDGVTGAQVRDRLAERLPGFMVPAVLIVLDELPRTVGGKVDRDRLPDPAGHRPAPAADAEPPRTPTEETVADIWRQVLRVDRIGIHDNFFHLGGHSLLATRVAIRLRAAFGCEVAVRTLFEEPTVARLAAAVEDRLMAEIAAMSSEDVEQALKEQNQ